One stretch of Miscanthus floridulus cultivar M001 chromosome 18, ASM1932011v1, whole genome shotgun sequence DNA includes these proteins:
- the LOC136521012 gene encoding NADP-dependent malic enzyme, chloroplastic-like, translating to MLAAGLGAVAAWNEMPARCYYMPSDFDLQEFVLELMLSSSLVVMYKTNWMYKTNSFGATEILEVLKNWSERSIQVIVVTDGERILGLGDLGCQGMGIPVGKLSLYTALRGVRPSACLPIDVGTNNETLLNDEFYIGLRQKCATGEEYHELLEEFMTAVKQNYGEMVLTQFEDFANHNAFDLLEKYRESHLVFNDDIQGTASMVLAGLLAALKVVGEMLADHTYLFLGVGEAGTSIAELIALEMSKQTGSPIEECRPKMWLMDSKGLIVASRIDSLQAFKKPWAHEHEPVAMLLEAVQSLKLTMLIGTSGKGATFTQDVVEAMGALNEKLMIFALSNPMSHSDCTMEQAYTWTQGHVVFTSGSPFPIVELDGKTLVPGQSNNAYIFPGFGLDVVISGAIHVSDDMLLAASEALAEQVMEEHFAKGLIFPPFTNIRAISACIAAKVAAKAYELGLASRLPHPDDLIKYAESCMYTPTYRSYR from the exons ATGTTGGCAGCAGGCCTAGGCGCGGTGGCTGCATGGAACGAAATGCCAGCGCGATGCTACTACATGCCTAGTGATTTTGATTTACAAGAATTTGTATTGGAACTAATGCTAAG TTCCTCATTGGTTGTGATGTACAAGACAAATTGGATGTACAAGACAAATTCATTTGGTGCAACCGAGATCCTGGAGGTGCTCAAGAACTGGTCGGAGAGGAGCATCCAAGTCATCGTCGTCACCGACGGCGAGCGCATCCTTGGCCTCGGGGATCTCGGTTGCCAGGGGATGGGAATTCCTGTTGGCAAGCTCTCCCTCTACACTGCCCTCAGAGGTGTTCGCCCCTCAGCT TGCCTGCCGATCGATGTCGGCACCAACAATGAGACCTTGCTCAACGACGAGTTCTACATCGGCCTCCGCCAGAAATGTGCCACCGGTGAG GAGTACCATGAACTTCTCGAAGAGTTCATGACCGCCGTCAAGCAAAACTACGGCGAGATGGTCCTCACCCAG TTCGAAGACTTCGCGAACCACAACGCTTTTGACCTGCTAGAGAAGTACAGGGAGAGCCATCTTGTCTTCAACGATGATATCCAG GGAACGGCCTCCATGGTCCTGGCAGGCCTCCTGGCGGCGCTCAAGGTGGTCGGCGAGATGCTTGCAGACCACACTTACCTGTTCCTCGGTGTCGGCGAG GCCGGGACCAGCATTGCCGAGCTCATTGCTCTCGAGATGTCAAAACAGACTGGGTCTCCAATCGAGGAGTGTCGCCCGAAGATGTGGCTGATGGACTCCAAGGGCCTGATCGTGGCATCGCGGATAGACTCGCTGCAGGCGTTTAAGAAGCCGTGGGCGCACGAGCACGAGCCCGTGGCGATGCTGCTGGAGGCAGTGCAGTCGCTGAAGCTGACGATGCTGATCGGCACCTCGGGCAAGGGTGCTACCTTCACCCAGGATGTGGTGGAAGCCATGGGTGCCCTGAACGAGAAGCTCATGATCTTCGCGCTGTCGAACCCGATGTCGCACTCTGACTGCACGATGGAGCAGGCCTACACGTGGACGCAGGGCCATGTGGTGTTCACGAGCGGTAGCCCGTTCCCGATAGTGGAGCTAGATGGGAAGACGCTGGTGCCAGGCCAGTCCAACAACGCCTACATCTTCCCCGGGTTCGGCCTCGACGTTGTCATCTCAGGCGCCATCCACGTCAGCGACGACATGCTGCTGGCTGCCTCCGAGGCGCTGGCGGAGCAGGTGATGGAGGAGCACTTCGCCAAGGGCCTCATCTTCCCGCCCTTCACCAACATCCGCGCCATCTCGGCCTGCATTGCCGCCAAGGTGGCCGCCAAGGCCTACGAGCTCGGCCTCGCCAGCCGCCTGCCACACCCTGATGACCTCATCAAGTATGCAGAGAGCTGCATGTACACCCCCACCTACCGCAGCTACCGGTAA